In the genome of Shewanella denitrificans OS217, the window TTGATTATCCACAGTGCCTTTAATCCGGTGGCAGCCCAAGGCGGTTTCGCTGGGGCTGCGGTATGGGCGGCAATTCGCTTTGGTGTGGCTCGTGGGGTGTTTTCCAATGAAGCGGGCCTAGGTAGCGCGCCCATTGCCCACGCGGCGGCGCAAACTAACGATCCGGTCAAGCAAGGTTTAGTCGCCATGCTGGGCACCTTTATCGACACCCTTATTGTCTGCACCATTACCGGTCTTGCCATTGTGGTTTCTGGGGCGTGGACATCGGGGGAGAATGGCGCAGCGTTAACCTCCTTTGCCTTCTCTCATGCATTGCCTATGGGTAACTACATAGTGGCCATTGCCTTGGCCGTATTTGCCTTTACCACCATCTTAGGCTGGAGTTTTTACAGCGAAAAGTGCGTCCAGTATCTCTTGGGAGACAAGGCCATTAAGCCGTTTCGATTAATCTGGACCTTAGTGGTGCCATTAGGGGCGATGAGCTCCCTTGAGTTTATTTGGTTATTGGCAGATACCTTAAATGCCATGATGGCCATCCCCAACTTAACGGCCTTAGTATTATTAAGCCCAGTCGTGTTTGGCTTAACTCGAGAATACTTTATAAAACAAAGGCAGCTCGCGGCCAATAAAGTCGATTGATAGTCTAATCATGGACTAAAAGCCAACAAAAAAGCCAAGCATAATGCTTGGCTTTTTAACTTTGATTGTTAGCGACTTACCAGTGTGGTGCTCCGCTGTGGGTCGCAGCTTAGTCCGATGGACTGTCGAACTCTATGTCTTCGAATAATTCAGAATCTGGCTCAAGTACGGGGACAGATTTGAACTGACGGGCGAAGTGACGCTGCACCCCTTTAAGGTCGATATTACCAAGGCCTGAGGCGAAGCCAAACCAGGCATACAGGCCGCTAATGTCTTTAAACATAGGGGGCAAGTATTTAGGTGCGCTAATAGTGCCTTCTAAATAGGCTTCGTACAGCACAGGAATATCTTCAATAGCGAGTTTGCCTAAAAACAGCATAGGAATAAGCTCAGGCAAGCCAGACATGATGGCACTACGAATAAAGTTGATGTTCTCAACGTAGCCGCGTACATAGGAAATATCCTTAGTAAAGAAGCTGCCACCTTCGACCATGCCGCCACGGAACACCCTCTGTGTGACCTTGTAGCTGTCTTTGGCGCCTAAATTGTGCTCGCGAAAATAGCGATAAATCTCGATAAAGTCGGCGCCATTCTCTGCCATGTCCACAGCGGTGACGCGATCGCTGATGCGCCTCGCCCGCCCTGGGTTTGAGCTTAAGGTGAGCATTTCTAGTAGTACCGCTAAACCTTCTTGGCTGGCGGTGACTCGCGGTGAACCTACGCTGAGCCAAGTGGCGTGAGGTTGGTCGCGGCCATTGAGCGTGGTGCCCACATGAACCCAACCTTCATGGACCTCATAGACATTTAAATCTGACTCACTGAACATGGCGCGGGTATTAATTTTTACCGTGTCGCCGCCCACGGCTGCATCCGATACGATACCGTCGCTGAGTTTGACGTAAATTTTATCATCATGAAAATAGCCCACTAAGCGATCGCTTAAGGCTTTTACCGCCTCGGGCGCCGTGACTATCTTGGGGTGATGCTTGCTCATATGGCGGGCGGCTGGTAAAGAGAAAATATGGCTTAATCTGTCACCGAGCTGCTTTAATGTGTGTCTGTCACCATGGAGTTTGTCTTTAGCGCTGCCGTAGAGTTGCTGACTTAAACGACCGAACTCAGGATTGCCACGATTGTTGAGCATGTCGATAACGATGCGATATTGATCCACGTTAGAAATCAAAATTTTGCCTAACTTATCGCGTTTACCTAATTTACGCTGAATATCTGCTTTGAGTGAGAGCAGCTCGTCTTGGGTTTTTTGAGTATCAAAAGACAGGGGGATATTCTGGTAAAAATCCTTACCCAATTTAGGTAACTGTTTGGGCTTGTTGGATAAAAACTCTTCTTGTAATTCACTGGGCCATTTAATGGCATCGAGAATTTTTATCGGTGCTTGAATTCGGATAAGTTCATCGGAAAAGCGACGGATATCTTGCTGGTAGGGTGTGGCAGAGTCAGACATTGTCTTTCCTTTGAGAAGGCCTTAGGCCGTGTTCAGGTGACGTTTAATCAATTATAAGTCATCAAGCATGAACAAGAAGAATGAAAAGTTAATATTTATCAACAAGCTATTATAAGAACTTTGCCGCGGGTTTGTACATTTTTGGTGCATGCTTGTGAGCTTTCTGTGCAAATTCCCAATGGGGGTATTTCTAACAAGCTGATAATTAATGTTATTTATTAAATTTATTACTGGCATCAAAACTGCTTCAGTTACTCATGTAGTCACTCATAACGACAGAAAGGTGAGGGGTAGCAGATGGCGACCATGAGTTATTTAAGTGTGATTGAGAGATACAATGAATGTGAACCACTGATCAATGAGTTACTGGCGTCCCTATTAATTGGTATTGGCGATGATGGTTTTGCGCTCTTAGGCGTCGATGCAAAGCCAGCATCGCCCTGTGGCCAGGTGCCTAGGTTCAATTCTCTAGTGATGAATTATCCCTTCGTAGATTTACTCTATGTGTTGGATAAACATGGCATTCAACTCAGTGATGATATTTCAGTGAAAAATAAACAGCTTAAGCCCCTCGGTTCGGGTAAGGGCTGCGATCGCAGTCAGCGACCTTATTTTCGCCATTTGACCACAGAAACTGGCTTCTATGTCACAGGTCCCTATTTGTCCCATAGTGGGGGCTTGTGTTTATCAGCCTCTTTGGTTGTCCGCAGGGCCTGTGGTCAGGAAGCCATATTAGTGCTGGATGTGGATCTCAGCCGTTTAATCGAGTTTATGATGGGTGACAGTGCGAGGCGCAGGGCATCGCCACTGTTCAAATCTGTGTATTGCTTGATAGTGTTAGGCTTATTTATTTTGGTGTTAGCCCTAATGCGCACTGTGGTGCTGGATACCGCGGCGCTTATTGCGAGCACCTATGGTGAAGGGGATCCATTGCAACCCTTTAGCATCATCATTTATCTCACCTTAGCCTTGGCAATCTTTGACTTAGGGAAAACCATTTTGGAAGAAGAAGTCTTGATGCACAAAGACATTTTTCGCCACAGTTCTACCCGAAGAACCATTACCCGCTTTATTTCGACCATATTGATTGCTATCTCTATCGAAGCCTTGCTGACCATGTTCAAGGCCTCCCTTGGGGAAACTCAATATATGCTGCCGGCCATAGGCATGTTAGTGGCTGTGGTGGGCTTGTTGATTGGCCTTGGGGTCTATGTTTATCTTGGGGCTAAAGCTGAGCGAATACTCACGGGTTTGCAGTTGGATAAGATGGGACAGCGATTAAAATAATGGCTAAAAAAAAGGTAAAACAACAGGGCTGTTTTACCTTCATTTGACGAGTGACTCGGACTAGCTTCTTAGGCCAATGCCACGGGAAATCAAATAATAAGCTAAGCTCCACAGGGCAATACAAAAACTGACCATGATGGCGATGGACAGTGGCACGCTAATGTCGGCAAAGCCTAAAAAGCCATAACGGAACACGTTGATCATATACACCACAGGGTTAAGCCCCGAGACACCCTGCCAAAATTCAGGCAATAAAGATAAGGAATAGAAAACCCCGCCCAAGTAGGTAAGTGGCGTTAGCACGAAGGTGGGAATGATGCTGATGTCATCGAAACTCTTGGCGAACACGGCATTAATCAAGCCGCCTAAGGAAAACAGCACTGAGGTTAAGAACACAGTTAAAATCACGAGTCCCACATGGTGCAGACTGATGTTGACGAAAAACATCGCCACTAAGGTGACAATTAAGCCGACGCACAGACCACGGGCGACGCCGCCGCCGACATAGCCTGCGATCATCACATAATGGGGCACAGGTGCCACCATGATTTCTTCTAAGTTACGTTGAAATTTAGCGCTATAGAAGGACGAGGCGACATTAGAGTAAGAGTTCGTGATCACTGACATCATGATAAGGCCAGGGGCGATAAACTCCATGTAGGACACGCCGCCCATCTCACCAATTCTACTGCCGACCAGATTACCAAATATTAAAAAATACAAGGTCATAGTAATGGCAGGAGGCACTAAGGTTTGGATCCAAATGCGGGTAAAACGGTTAATTTCTTTCGTGAGAATACTCTTAAACGCCACTAGGTATAGCTGATTCATTAACTGGGCTCCTTGGCTTTTTCAACCAGTGACACAAACAATTCTTCGAGGCGATTGGCCTTGTTGCGCATGGATAACACTTCGATATCGGCTAAGGTGAGCTGACTGAAAAGGTCATTCAAATTATGGGCCTTAGCCACATCTACCTCTAAGGTATGTGGGTCAACCAGACGGCACTGCATGCCATTTAGCGCAGGGGCAGCACTGATGTCTTGGCGTAAATCCAACACGAAGGTTTCAACGTCGAGTTTACTCAGCAGCGCCTTCATTGTGGTGCATTCCACCAATAAGCCTTGATCTATGATGCCTATGGTGCGGCACAGCATTTCGGCTTCTTCTAGATAATGGGTGGTGAGAATGATGGTCACCCCCTGCTGGTTTATCTGCTTTAAGAAGTCCCACATGGAGCGCCTAAGCTCGATATCCACTCCTGCGGTGGGTTCATCTAATATTAATAACTTAGGCTCGTGCATCAGGGCGCGGGCTATCATAAGGCGGCGCTTCATGCCGCCAGATAAAGTGCGTGCCTGACTGTCGCGCTTTTCCCATAAATCCAACTGACTGAGGTACTTTTGAGCGCGCTCAAGCGCCACTGTCTTAGTGACACCATAGTAGCCCGCTTGATTGACCACGATTTGCAGCACAGTCTCAAATTGGCTGAAATTAAATTCTTGCGGCACTAAGCCAATGCAAAGCTTGGCCCGTTCGAGTTGCTTATCGATATCATAGCCAAACACAGACACTGAGCCGGCGCTCTTTTGCACCAGTGAACTAATAATGCCGATAGTGGTGGACTTACCGGCACCATTGGGGCCTAGAAGAGCAAAGAAGTCACCTTGCTTCACGGTTAAGCTGATGTCTTTCACCGCTTGAACGCCGCCCTTGTAGGTCTTTTTAAGATCGCTTATCACCAAGGCATCTTGGGTGCTCGGCATGATGTTTTCCTTCATTTGTTTTGCAAGAGTTAAAACCGGAAGCAGGCTAAAGAAGACTCCCGCCTTGGCGGGAGTCTGAGTGGTATTAATCTAATGGCACCACTTTGGCAATATAAGGCAAGTTGCGATATTGCTCGGCGTAATCTATGCCGTAACCTACAATAAATTCATCGGGAATAGTCATACCGATAAAGTCTACTGGCACGTCGATTTCACGGCGCTCAGGCTTATCTAACAGGGTACATAAGGCTAAGGACTTAGGATCGCGCAGCAACAGCATTTCGCGCACCTTGTTGAGCGTATTGCCTGAATCGATGAGGTCTTCGACGATCAATACATCGCGCCCGGCAATTTCTGATTGCACATCTTTGAGAATTTTAACGTCCCGTGAGCTGCTGGTGGCGTTGCCATAGCTAGACACGGCCATAAAATCTATCTCAACATGGCCCTTGATACGGCGACATAAATCGGCCATAAACACCACAGAACCTTTCAGCAAGCCCACCATTAACAGGCGATCGCTATTGGCGTAATGCGCATTAATGCGCTCGGCCAGTTGATCTAAAATAGTGTCGATTTCTTCGGCTGAAATCATCTGTTCGATTGTGTGCTTCATAAAATTCTCAGTTGCTTATCTGGTTAGTCAGTGTCTTTTTCGGCTATGACGTCATAGCCCCAACGTTGTGTCAGTGTGTGCGCTATCTGTAAATGATCCAATATGCGGGCGACCATAAAGTTTACCAGATCTTGCACCGATTGGGGATTGTGATAAAACCCAGGCGATGCCGGCATTATGGTGACCCCAAGACGTGAAAGGGTCAGCATATGTTCTAAGTGTATGGCGTTAAAGGGGGTTTCCCTGGGGACCAAAATTAATTGGCCTCGCTCTTTTAACACCACATCGGCGGCGCGCTCCAGTAAACTGTTGCTCATGCCTGTGGCCACAGCGGCCAAGGTGCCGGTGGAGCAAGGGCAGATCACCATTTTTTTCGGTGCGCCGCTGCCAGAGGCGGGTGGTGAGAACCACTCATCCTTACTTAGCACCACTAATTCACCGCTGGCTAATTTACCATCTTGGTATAACTCTTCAAGTAATTGCTGCTGGGCTTTTTGTGGATTAGCGCTGAGCTGCAATCCATGCTCTGTGGCCAACACCACCCGAGCGGCTGAAGATATCATCAAAAACACTTGATAATCAGCGGCTAGCAAACATTCAAGTAGTTTGATCCCATAGGGTGCCCCTGAGGCCCCGGTCCATGCAAGGCTGATGGAATTTGGATTGCGGTTAAGCTTCATTTGACGTCCTTAAGCTTGTTAACAGCCAAGATTATCTATCCGCCAAGGCTTCAAGCAGCTTTTTATGTATGCCATTAAAGCCGCCATTGCTCATGATAACGATAGTGTCACCGGCTTTGGCATCATGGCAAAGGGCGTCGATTATCTGCTCTATATCGGTTTTTACACTCACAGGAATACTGGCGGTTTGCATGCTGGATTTAAGATCCCAGCTGATGCTGTCAGCTTGGTATAAATAGGCTTGGTCGGCGCGAACTAATGAATGGGCTAAGGTGTCTTTATGCACGCCTTGCTTCATAGTGTTTGAGCGAGGCTCCAGCACCACAGTGATTTTACCGTTACCCACTTTGGCTCTGAGTCCCTGTAAGGTGCTATCTATGGCGGTAGGGTGGTGGGCGAAATCATCAAATACCGCCACTCCGCCTATAGTACCTAATAATTCGAGGCGACGTTTTGGTGGGGAAAACTCACTGAGGGCCGCCATGGCTTGGGCTGGCACTACGCCCACATGGCGCGCTGCCGCTATGGCCATTACCGCATTTTCTACATTGTGTTGGCCGATTAAATTCCAGCTCATCACGCCTTGGCTGTGGCCGTCGAAATAGACTTCAAATTCATGGGCATCGGCGCTTAAGGTTTTTGCATGCCAGCCCAAGGTTTTTTCTGTGTTGAAGTCATGCACCCCAGCACTGTAAGTCTCTTGCTCACTCCAGCAGCCCATTTCAATCACTTGCTGAACGGCTTCACTGTTGGCTGGCCAAATGATTTTACCTTGCCCTGGCACAGTGCGGATAACATGGTTAAATTGGCGCTGAATGGCGGTTAAGTCATCGAAAATATCGGCGTGATCGAATTCAAGATTATTAATGACTAAGGTTCTTGGCTGGTAGTGCACGAATTTGGAGCGTTTATCGAAGAAGGCGCTGTCATATTCATCGGCTTCCACCACAAAGAAATTTGAATTGCCAAGCCTTGCAGATACACCGAAATTTTGCGGCACACCACCAATCAAGAAACCGGGCTCGTAGCCAGAGTATTCTAAGATCCAAGCCAGCATGCTCGAGGTAGAGGTCTTGCCATGGGTGCCAGATACCGCCAGCACCCAACGACCTGGGAGTATGTGCTCGGCCAAAAATTGCGGTCCTGAGGTGTACTTAAGACCGCGGTTGAGCACGGCTTCCACACAGGGGTTTCCACGACTCATGGCATTGCCGATAACCACTAGATCAGGGGCATTCTCATCACTGTCACCCAATTGGGAGGGGTCAAAACCTTGAATAAGTTCAATGCCTTGCTCTAGCAATTGAGTACTCATTGGCGGGTAAACATTGGCATCACTGCCGGTCACTTTGTGGCCCATGGCTCTGGCGAGTAAGGCGAGACCGCCCATGAAAGTGCCACAAATTCCTAATATATGTACGTGCATGAAATGACTCTGATGAGAATTTATCTTGGGGGCTATTCTAATACCAATTGAAATAAATTTCTTGTGTTTCAAGGTCAATCATTTGCTGTTGGGGTAGTCGCAGTGGGTAAAGGGAAGTCTAAGGCAGAATGGAGCGATATAAGGCGTTGAAAAGCAACGCCTCTAACGTGTTATGTTCACGAGAATAGCATTAAAGATAATCCCTAAAAGAAGTCGTCATCTCCTATGGCTTTACGCAGCTGGGCGCGTTCCAAATAATCTTCTAAGCGGCGCTTAACTTCACGCCTGTGCTGAATTGACTCAGCTGACTTGCTGTTTCTTGGTGTGGTCATCGCCTCGATTTCAGTATCATCGGGCACTCTTTCAGTAAGATTAGCCATAACAGAACCCTCATGTTTGACTCTAGTCATATTACTACTGGCTTGAGTGTTTTTAACCTAAGGTGTTGCATTTAGAAAGCAAAATATTTTGACCGAAAAGGTAAGCTTTTTTACTTAACCTCAACTCGGGTTAAGAGATGAATAAACGTTATTAAAACTGTTAAACTTTAAGTGCTTAGGTTCAAACTTGAACTTTGCGCCGATAACAAGGCGAATTTACGCGTCAATAGCTAGTCTATTGCAAGTGAATTCAACACAGTTAGCGGTGAAAAGGGCTGTTTGGTATACATTTATTATCCCGAGCTGAGGTTACTTAATCCTAACACCTCTCTTGAATTTAGCAGGCATTTCCGAAAAAGCACGAACGCCTGTCAGCTAAGAAAAGTTTGCCTAGATTGGTGGGATAAAAAAACCTCCCGTAGGAGGTTTAATAACAAGGTTAACGCTAAATCAAATTTTGATTAGTTAACGCTGTCTTTCAATGTCTTGCCAGCTTTGAACTTAGGTACAGTTGCCGCAGCAATTTGAATTTCTTTGCCAGTCTGTGGGTTGCGGCCAGTACGTGCTGCACGAGAGGTTGTTTCGAAAGATCCAAAACCTACGATTGAAATTTTGTCACCGTTTTTCATTGCTTCGGTCACCGCAGTTTCAAAAGACTTCAGTGCACGGCCCGCTTCAGCTTTAGTAAGATCAGCATTCTCTGCAATTTTTGCAATTAATTCACTTTTGTTCATGTTGGTATTCTCTGCTTTCCGTAGAATGGTTCGTTGTAATCTGGATTAACATGCCATAAGCCTTAGAAGTTTTAAAGCATTAAATCCAATAATCACTCAGGTTTAGGTGCATTTTGCTAAAAAAAGCACAAATAATCACTCTTCAAGCAATTGATACAGTATCTGTTTGACTAATTTGGGCTCAAAGGGTTTGTCGCATAAGGCATTTACCCCAGCGCTGGATACGTTGCTTAAGTGGGTATCGTTGGCTTCTGAAGACACCATCAAAATAGGAATGTGTGACTGAGTGCTTTCGTTACGTATGTATTGGGTTAAGGCTAAACCATCGACACTGGGCATATTGTAGTCGGTGATCACCAGATCAAACA includes:
- a CDS encoding flavohemoglobin expression-modulating QEGLA motif protein, encoding MSDSATPYQQDIRRFSDELIRIQAPIKILDAIKWPSELQEEFLSNKPKQLPKLGKDFYQNIPLSFDTQKTQDELLSLKADIQRKLGKRDKLGKILISNVDQYRIVIDMLNNRGNPEFGRLSQQLYGSAKDKLHGDRHTLKQLGDRLSHIFSLPAARHMSKHHPKIVTAPEAVKALSDRLVGYFHDDKIYVKLSDGIVSDAAVGGDTVKINTRAMFSESDLNVYEVHEGWVHVGTTLNGRDQPHATWLSVGSPRVTASQEGLAVLLEMLTLSSNPGRARRISDRVTAVDMAENGADFIEIYRYFREHNLGAKDSYKVTQRVFRGGMVEGGSFFTKDISYVRGYVENINFIRSAIMSGLPELIPMLFLGKLAIEDIPVLYEAYLEGTISAPKYLPPMFKDISGLYAWFGFASGLGNIDLKGVQRHFARQFKSVPVLEPDSELFEDIEFDSPSD
- a CDS encoding cache domain-containing protein, whose product is MATMSYLSVIERYNECEPLINELLASLLIGIGDDGFALLGVDAKPASPCGQVPRFNSLVMNYPFVDLLYVLDKHGIQLSDDISVKNKQLKPLGSGKGCDRSQRPYFRHLTTETGFYVTGPYLSHSGGLCLSASLVVRRACGQEAILVLDVDLSRLIEFMMGDSARRRASPLFKSVYCLIVLGLFILVLALMRTVVLDTAALIASTYGEGDPLQPFSIIIYLTLALAIFDLGKTILEEEVLMHKDIFRHSSTRRTITRFISTILIAISIEALLTMFKASLGETQYMLPAIGMLVAVVGLLIGLGVYVYLGAKAERILTGLQLDKMGQRLK
- a CDS encoding ABC transporter permease — translated: MNQLYLVAFKSILTKEINRFTRIWIQTLVPPAITMTLYFLIFGNLVGSRIGEMGGVSYMEFIAPGLIMMSVITNSYSNVASSFYSAKFQRNLEEIMVAPVPHYVMIAGYVGGGVARGLCVGLIVTLVAMFFVNISLHHVGLVILTVFLTSVLFSLGGLINAVFAKSFDDISIIPTFVLTPLTYLGGVFYSLSLLPEFWQGVSGLNPVVYMINVFRYGFLGFADISVPLSIAIMVSFCIALWSLAYYLISRGIGLRS
- a CDS encoding ABC transporter ATP-binding protein; translation: MPSTQDALVISDLKKTYKGGVQAVKDISLTVKQGDFFALLGPNGAGKSTTIGIISSLVQKSAGSVSVFGYDIDKQLERAKLCIGLVPQEFNFSQFETVLQIVVNQAGYYGVTKTVALERAQKYLSQLDLWEKRDSQARTLSGGMKRRLMIARALMHEPKLLILDEPTAGVDIELRRSMWDFLKQINQQGVTIILTTHYLEEAEMLCRTIGIIDQGLLVECTTMKALLSKLDVETFVLDLRQDISAAPALNGMQCRLVDPHTLEVDVAKAHNLNDLFSQLTLADIEVLSMRNKANRLEELFVSLVEKAKEPS
- the hpt gene encoding hypoxanthine phosphoribosyltransferase, whose protein sequence is MKHTIEQMISAEEIDTILDQLAERINAHYANSDRLLMVGLLKGSVVFMADLCRRIKGHVEIDFMAVSSYGNATSSSRDVKILKDVQSEIAGRDVLIVEDLIDSGNTLNKVREMLLLRDPKSLALCTLLDKPERREIDVPVDFIGMTIPDEFIVGYGIDYAEQYRNLPYIAKVVPLD
- a CDS encoding flavin prenyltransferase UbiX; translation: MKLNRNPNSISLAWTGASGAPYGIKLLECLLAADYQVFLMISSAARVVLATEHGLQLSANPQKAQQQLLEELYQDGKLASGELVVLSKDEWFSPPASGSGAPKKMVICPCSTGTLAAVATGMSNSLLERAADVVLKERGQLILVPRETPFNAIHLEHMLTLSRLGVTIMPASPGFYHNPQSVQDLVNFMVARILDHLQIAHTLTQRWGYDVIAEKDTD
- the mpl gene encoding UDP-N-acetylmuramate:L-alanyl-gamma-D-glutamyl-meso-diaminopimelate ligase translates to MHVHILGICGTFMGGLALLARAMGHKVTGSDANVYPPMSTQLLEQGIELIQGFDPSQLGDSDENAPDLVVIGNAMSRGNPCVEAVLNRGLKYTSGPQFLAEHILPGRWVLAVSGTHGKTSTSSMLAWILEYSGYEPGFLIGGVPQNFGVSARLGNSNFFVVEADEYDSAFFDKRSKFVHYQPRTLVINNLEFDHADIFDDLTAIQRQFNHVIRTVPGQGKIIWPANSEAVQQVIEMGCWSEQETYSAGVHDFNTEKTLGWHAKTLSADAHEFEVYFDGHSQGVMSWNLIGQHNVENAVMAIAAARHVGVVPAQAMAALSEFSPPKRRLELLGTIGGVAVFDDFAHHPTAIDSTLQGLRAKVGNGKITVVLEPRSNTMKQGVHKDTLAHSLVRADQAYLYQADSISWDLKSSMQTASIPVSVKTDIEQIIDALCHDAKAGDTIVIMSNGGFNGIHKKLLEALADR
- a CDS encoding PA3496 family putative envelope integrity protein — protein: MANLTERVPDDTEIEAMTTPRNSKSAESIQHRREVKRRLEDYLERAQLRKAIGDDDFF
- a CDS encoding HU family DNA-binding protein; the encoded protein is MNKSELIAKIAENADLTKAEAGRALKSFETAVTEAMKNGDKISIVGFGSFETTSRAARTGRNPQTGKEIQIAAATVPKFKAGKTLKDSVN